Within Phaenicophaeus curvirostris isolate KB17595 chromosome 7, BPBGC_Pcur_1.0, whole genome shotgun sequence, the genomic segment ttgacatacctgtagaagccttcttgttggtcttcacttccgTTGCCacgttcagctccagctgcaccttggccttgctgacttcatccctacacaaccgggcagcatccctatacacgtcccaggttacctgtccctgcttgcactgcctgtgcagttccttcttcttcttcagcaggtcttgactccgCCACaccagtctcttcccttccctgactgattttctgcatacggggactgagtgctcctgctttatggaaagcatccttgaatattttccagctctcttCCGCTCCCTTGCCTCAGAGGACCTCATCCCAGGGCatcctactgagtaattccttgaagagctggaagtctactttcctgaaatttagggtcctgactgtactcctcacctgtcccatatccctctggaccttgaactccaccagtgcaggatcactgcagcccaggctgcctctgatcctaactaacctgatcgctttctatgacaaagtgactcggctgctggatgagggaaaggctgtggatgtatcttcctggacttcagtaaagcctttgacacagtttctcacagcgttctgcttgagaaactgtcagcctctggcctggacaggcgcacactctcctgggtggaaaactggttggatggccgggcccagagagtggtgggaaatggcattaaatccagctggaggccagtgacaagtggggttccccagggctcagtgctgggtccagccctgttcagtgtctttatcaatgacctggatgaaggcattgagtgcacccttagcaagtttgtggatgacactaagctgggtggaagtgttgatctgctggagggtcgggaggctctgcaaagggatctgatcaggctggaccactgggcggagtccaatggcatgaggtttaacgaggccaaatgccgggtcctgcacttggcgcacaacaaccctgtgcagtgctacagactaggagaagtctggctagaaagctgcctggaggagaaggacctggggctgttggttgacagtgactgaacatgagccagcagtggcccaggtggccgagaaagccaatggcatcttggcttggatcagaaatggtgtgaccagcaggtccagggaggttattctccctctgtactcggcactggtgagaccgcacctcaaatactgtgttcagttctgggcccctcaccacaagaaggatgttgaggctctggagcgagtccagagaagagcaacaaagctggtgaaggggctggagaacaggccttatgaggagcggctaagagagctggggttgtttagccgggagaagaggaagctgaggggagacctcattgctctctacaactacctgaaaggaggatgctggcctcttctcccaagtgacaggggacaggacaagagggaatggcctcaacctctgccaggagaggtttaggctggacattaggaaaaaattctttacagaaagggtcattggtcactggaacaggctgcccagggaggtggttgattcaccttccctggaggtgtttaaggcacgggtggacgaggtgctaaggggcatggtttagtgtttgataggaatggttggactcgatgatccagtgggtctcttccaacctggttctatgattctaatatcaCTGACGAGTTtgcttgtattggtgaccataaggtccagtattgcatcctcTTGGGTGGGgatctctatcagctggactaacaAGTTgtcctcaatgcactccaggagtctcctggatttcCTACAGCTTCCCGTGcttcttttccagcatatgttggggtggttgaagtccctgaGTACGATAAGAGCTTGTGAGCTttaagcctcctgtagctggaggaagaaggcttcatcggTTGGTTGCGCGATACCTTTCCTTTGGCCATTGCTGATCTAGTAGGATGGTGAAGATGAGTATGTTTATGGCCACTGTCACAGAGCAGCTCTTCCACTGTGAGATTTTGGCCTGTCTTGCTGCTTGAGGTGATGTCAGGAGCTGTTCCCTGCCCAATTGCTTCATGGAACTGTCTTTGacagtttgcattttaaaatttgtgcTTAGTTCCTAATACATGtttttgtagtgtctgtgtgtTCTTTTATGTGTTATTTTAGTGTAGGACATTCCATTCCACATGTAGAAAACATGTtctctcattttgcttttatacACCTGACTCCTGCTTCTTCTAAGAGGCTCTCGTGCTCTGAGACTGTTGCTTCTCCCCTTTGGATCACTCTCCCTGTTGGCAATCTAATTTCTCCAGCAGCAACTGCTGTGAGGACTCTCTGAgggattgtttgtttttgtttaactgCAAGAATTCAGAATAGAACTTATTAAGGAGGAGAGTAGGAACACATAGTGGCATAGTTCCCTTATTTCCCCAGCAGACAATGGGTCACAATCTGCTTTATAGAGAACAGTTGGGTAGCCGATCCCTCATTCTGCCATTGCAAACTGGTCTATGTTTTATCCTAGCAACCGTGTAAAGGAATGTTGTACTATAAATTCTACTCTACTACACTCAATTTTACAATTTTTAACAGGTCAGTGATGTTAGACAGAGCTGAAAACCTTCTACATGACCACTACGGAGGGAGAGATTATTGGAATGTGAGTATTTTCCTGTTAGCTTCTTTAGACTTTATGCTTGGTTCTCCTAAAAATACAATAACCTACACTGCTTCAGTTTGGCCTTGGGTTTCTTTTGTTGAAAGTAACTTGTGTCTTATGTTTCAGCAGTGTATGCTAAAGCTTCAAGCTGCTGTGGATTAATGCAATGCAGGAATTTGTTCCTGGTGTCTTGTCCCCAAAGACTCAGTGCTGCAGGCATGGTTTTCAGGCGCTCCCCTGTGCAGCACATCTGCAGACAGAAGAGAATGGCTTTTGTGAAGTTTCTTGGCTAGTCAGCCTCAAGATTAGACTTTTCCAAAGTGCTCAGTATTGTCCTGTTCCCCTGTTGGCTTTGATTGCAAAATTCCCATGGGTTTCAAGGAAACATTGAGCACTTTGGGAGACCCCACCTAAAGGTATATGGGAAAATAATTCCTGGGGAGAAAGTTGTAAGGAAAAGTTAAACATTTTGCTGCAGGGAAACAGGACACTATATGGAATGTGTGTTATAATTAACATTTCTAAGAGAACGTCACTCTCATGATAGTACAAAACATGTTATATAGATGTCAGTCTTGCAAGATATAAAAGTCTGGCTATTCACTTAATCTGTGGTGTATTTTACAGAAATGGACCAAACAGTAGTTAGCAGACTATGAGTTTTTCATTGAGAGTGACTTTCCAAACAGAAGCTCAACCCACGTGTTGTTTCCGAGTCTGACTTAGAGGATTTGGGATGGAATTAGAAAGCCAGTACTGATCTCTTTAAAGATGATGGAAGAGCAGGATTGTACTTCCATTAAGTATTTAGAGGGGCATGGATCGTCAAGTACCAGTATGATGGATCTTAATTGAAGACTGACTTGTTCTCTGTCTTCTTGAATGATACGGAGGAGGAACCAGTTCAAACACTGCAAGTTTTGTTTAAGGAGAAACAGTTGCTCcaggaaaaggtgaaaaaagacTTGCAGATTCAAGTCCTTGCCTCGTTGCTAGAGCTAGGCAAAGGCACCATCAGTGTGGTTGTGTCTGGGAATAGCAGCAATGCTCTATCTTCTCTGCTGTGTAGCAAACCTTCCACTGTGGGCTTTACTGTGCTGAGAAAAGAGAGGCTGttggaaactgaagaaaattgtTTCCATTGCACCTCCTTTGATACCCATCACACAACAGAATAGACTTGTATAAAATCAAGACCAAATTGTTAAGCGCCCTTCGTAAGAGGTGTAAGTCAAACATTAACTTTTGTTGTGTGTGCCTCAAGGAGGCGatgtgtggagaggagggagctggcctcttctcccaagtgccaggggacaggacaagggggaatggcctcaagctatgACCtcaaggggaggttcagggtggacatcagaaaaaggaaagggtgattggtcactggaacaggctgcccagggaggtgcttttgtcaccttccctggaggtgtttaaaagacgggtggatgaggtgatgAGGGGCATGATAGGAatggctgataggaatggttggactcgatgatcctgagcgtcctttccaacctagtgattctgtggttctatacTGGTTATAAAGGTGGTTATGATTAGGATTAAACAGTTAAAACTCAGACAAAAGGTTAGAAATTGCGGCTTGTGGTGTTGCATGTATGTATGAAAAGTAACTGCATCCTGGAAGCTCTGTGTATGTGAAATTCCATTCAGTCACTTgcagctcttcctttttctggCTTGACATCTGTTCTTATTCCAATAGACCCGTCGGAGCATGGTGTTTGCTAAACACCTCCGCGTAGTGGGGGACGAGTTTAGAAACAGATATCTTCAATCCACAGATGAGTCAGACAGGACTCATTACAAGGAGGACTGGACACAGATGAAGGTAATATCATAACAGACAGTTtcccctaagaaatgtaataattttttatttgtattcttcTGGCTGTATGCTGCAGGGAGTTTTGGAAGATAACATGTGACTCTAGCTCTCCCCATGCAGATTGAGGTGGACATACAGGCTCCTGCTGTACCGTCTTCTCTCTGTGTGACATTAGTTAACAGAGACCACTGAGATGTGGCTGATTGGTTCTAGGTGCCAGATTTCTGCTCCCCCATTTCACTGAAGGAAACTTGCACttttgtgtatgtttgtgtAAAGTGCAGCTGCAAGCTCCAGTTGGGGATTTGATCAAGGAGAGCGATTTTTGCTTGCAAAGATTCTGTGCTCTAGTTTATCTTGTATGATGCAGGCCACCCAAGATTGAAACGTTGCAATAAGGGTCCCAAAATACTGTCAATCCATACCTTAAAATAACTTTCAATGCCTTATCAAGAGAGAATACATTCAGGACTTTTCAGTGTGAATGAGCAATGGTGCTGTCAAGTTCTAAACTTTATCAGTCATTCTCCTTTAGGTTAAGATGGGCACAGCTCTGGGCGGTCCATACCTTGGGGTACATCTCAGAAGGAAAGACTTCATTTGGGGTCACAGAGAAGACGTGCCTTCCCTGCAAGGAGCAGTAAAGAAAATCCACAGCCTCTTGAAGATACTTAACCTTGACAAAGTTTTTGTAGCCACTGATGCTGACGAAGAAGGTAGGCTGGTTATAGTTTGTTTAGGATTGATAACGTCTAACATGGAATGGAGTGATTACCACCTTGTTTTTATAAATGACTGCAACTTCTATGCCTCCATCGCTGAAGGAGGAATTGGATAGGATTGGGCAGCCATTTCCTTCCAGCTTGAGTAATTGTTATCAAACCATTCATTTAGTATTTCTCATAGGAGGTCTGACGGATCTCCACAGTGGAAAGTTAGGAATTGAATTTGCctattcctctttttctttcttccatccCACCTTTGTTCTTAGCATTTCAGAGACTCTCGAACATGCCGGTGGGAAGGATCCTCTGAAGTATTCCACACAGCCTTCCTCTTGGCTACCCCCCCACCAGACTGGTGTGGGCCTGGCTGTGTGGGACCAAGGCTTAGAAACCCCCAAGATGGGGTTTCCCTCACAGGCCTTATCCCAGGGCTGCACCTCCCTCCCAGTAGAATCTAGGGATCTGTTCTGATGCGTGATGTCAGAATAACCCCGCAGGGTCATCCAAGTTTGCTGTCAAGAAAGGCCTCTGTGCATCTTCCCTGTTCAGGATCAGGCAGTGAGACTGGTGGTAACATCCACTGTGCCCCTCGCAGGCTTCCCCACCCCCGACCGTTGCTCTGCTTGGCACTGCACCTCTGCCCCACTGGCTCCTGCTCGTTTTCTGATGTCTGGCAAGTGTGGGTTTTCCTTAAACACTTCCTTCTTATGGCAGCAGCGAGTTGTTCTttataacataaaaataaattcgagtcttttcctttttcagagaTTGAATTACTCAAGAAACTGCTGCCTGAGATGGTGAGGTTTGAACCCTCTTGGGAGGAGCTGGAACTCTACAAAGATGGGGGCTTGGCGGTGATTGACCAGTGGATCTGTGCGCATGCAAGGTAGCAAATTTGACCTTCCTTTGAGGAGCCAAATCTTGCTGTCACAACACTGAATATTGTTTGTAACCCAGATACAGTTGTTTACAAATCATACGATGTTATCTAGTTGATATCTATATAGTAGATGTATAATAGTTGTGTCGCATATATGTAATACTTCTGTTACCACATCATTTCAATGAATGTTAATGTCCATTGGACTGAAATCAATTACTTGCATTTTAGAAACTGGGCCCCTACACAAACACTTTCTGATGTTCTTTCACAGGTATTTTATAGGCACCTCAGTTTCAACATTTTCCTTCCGGATCCATGAGGAAAGGGAGATCTTAGGATTTGATCCAAAAACAACTTACAACCGATTTTGtggtgaaaaagagaaaaactgtgAGCAGCCAACTCACTGGAAAATCGTGTACTAAAAACCAAGGGCTGCAGTACTTGTGAGCTcaaaagaataaggaaaaacCTACCAGGAAATGCCTCTCTCTGACCCTGCTACAACTCAGTCCTCTAACCCTTTCTTGGTGTCTACTTGACATTTGATTTTGAAGTACAAGCAATATTCACCTTCTTAGCTATGCACTGATGGGTGCGAGGAGAATGAAGTCAGCCTGGGATCCAGTTCATGGCAGAGCTTGGATTGGAGGACAATAGCAGGCACTACAATTGAGACCTGAAAATCAAAACTTGATCCTGAAACTGAGTAACAAAGTCAGTCATGGATTTCTTTGAAGTTCTGGGGAAGAAGAGAGACGGTTTAACTTTCACAAATGTAGCACAGCTGTGGTCTCtactgcatttctgtttttacTTCTTGTTCTGTTCAGTGAATGCCTctgatcacaaaaaaaaatgtgtctcaGTTTTGTAAACTGTGCTGTGTGAGAGACAGATTGTGTGTGAACTCTGCCATTTCCTGTTCTCTTTCCAAACAGCACTTTGTGAACATTCAAATTGCCTGATGCAATCAGTGCTCAATAAAAGAAGAGGAGATGGTATTTCTGCCTGAGCACCTGCTGCTTCCAGTAGCAGTCTCAGTGGGTCTATGCTGAGGCACAAAGATGAGGCGTATGGGGTGGTAAAAGAAAGGTtatgtttctgtattttgccTTCACAATGgaaactttgttttttcttctctccttccaaaAATCTGATCCGTTGGACTGATGCAAAAGTCAGCAGAGGGATCACCCAGTTGCTCCGTTCAGTGATGGTGATGCTTTGCTAGGGAGCATGCTAAAAGGCCTTTCAAGTTTCTGCGTCTGTTCAGTGGATCATCCCGGTAATTCAGCAAATGAATTTCCTGCATTTCTACTTTCAGTTTATGCAAGGGAGCAGACTGAGGACGATGAGACAGCAAAGGCCATTGCACCCTGAGATAATGTATAGAAGCCTAGCAGTTGGGAGTCTTGCAGTTGATGTTGTTTTCCGGTGGGGATGGGTGGCTGCTAGTACTGGGAAGAGCCTTGTGCTACACCACCAGGCAGAAGAAAGGCACAGCTCCTATTTGAGAAGAGTTTTGTAAGAGTAACAATTCAAGCTCTTACAGCTTCCTGCTATGTAGAACTGGCTGCTGGGACGTACTCTGCTGGATTCTGTGCTTCAGGTGGGAGTTTTGATTTACACCACTTCGTTAAGCAGGAGAAACCTTTGCCAAAAGGATTTCAAAATGTGaagcag encodes:
- the POFUT2 gene encoding GDP-fucose protein O-fucosyltransferase 2, with the translated sequence MARCRSPRWLLPPLLALAALAQPPPAALRAGHAASSLPVAAAAPRTRYLLYDVNPPEGFNLRRDVYIRIASLLKTLLKSENWVLVLPPWGRLYHWQSPDILQVRLPWSEFFDLPSLNRNIPVIEYEQFLAESGGPFIEQIYVLQGYIEGWKEGTWEEKIDERPCIDQLMYSKDKQNYYRGWFWGYEETRGLNVSCLSVQGSASVVAPILLKNTSAQSVMLDRAENLLHDHYGGRDYWNTRRSMVFAKHLRVVGDEFRNRYLQSTDESDRTHYKEDWTQMKVKMGTALGGPYLGVHLRRKDFIWGHREDVPSLQGAVKKIHSLLKILNLDKVFVATDADEEEIELLKKLLPEMVRFEPSWEELELYKDGGLAVIDQWICAHARYFIGTSVSTFSFRIHEEREILGFDPKTTYNRFCGEKEKNCEQPTHWKIVY